A window of the Cytophagia bacterium CHB2 genome harbors these coding sequences:
- a CDS encoding methyltransferase domain-containing protein: MIFRSNTSNLLYRWLGVLRCPQCHGHFLLAMHDGSRALRCRDCSANYGINDHIPRLIIPERLNEIASFCEKYDAVRLRESWASETPDYYLNLPFRDLTGEHEHEWHLRAQSFRFLQNWLKKNYGSRNLRILDIGAGSGWMSRLLADQHEVFALDVNAGPHGLAALPVGQRRFMAAQAELERLPLAGNSFDLVVANASLHYTHDLAQVFKQVSNVLRPGGKLLVMDSPVYPTHEAARAAHERSRSYYAQQGVPELANNYGGLTEEIFEQPSAFRFVCVRRDFSRLDHFKKWLRDKTGNGGAARFPIWLGERVAQSQEPWRPGRSRAGAAVIHERRLLTFRCQSESGYFYRIPGGGIEPNETPQQAAQRELREELGLTVELQHCFGPYFRASKAEWYFLAAADQGNLPLDQALAPEDNCLVTWLPVEKLADYDIHPHVLKWEMVEYFNHYDA; the protein is encoded by the coding sequence TTGATTTTTCGCTCAAACACATCAAACCTGCTTTACCGCTGGCTCGGCGTGCTGCGCTGCCCGCAATGCCATGGACATTTTTTACTGGCAATGCATGACGGCTCCCGCGCCCTGCGTTGCAGGGATTGCAGCGCCAACTACGGTATAAACGATCACATACCACGACTCATCATTCCCGAGCGCCTGAACGAAATTGCCTCGTTTTGTGAAAAATACGATGCCGTGCGCTTGCGCGAAAGCTGGGCCAGCGAGACGCCGGATTACTATCTGAATTTGCCGTTTCGCGATCTCACCGGCGAGCACGAGCATGAGTGGCATTTGCGCGCGCAATCGTTTCGTTTTCTGCAAAATTGGCTGAAGAAAAATTACGGCAGTCGCAACCTGCGCATTTTGGATATCGGCGCAGGCAGCGGGTGGATGAGCCGCCTGCTTGCAGATCAGCACGAGGTATTTGCGCTCGACGTGAACGCCGGGCCCCACGGCCTGGCAGCTTTGCCGGTCGGGCAACGGCGTTTCATGGCAGCGCAGGCGGAATTGGAACGCTTGCCGTTGGCCGGCAACTCGTTTGATCTCGTGGTTGCCAATGCGAGTTTGCATTATACTCATGATCTAGCGCAAGTCTTTAAGCAAGTCAGCAACGTGCTGCGCCCGGGCGGCAAGTTGCTGGTGATGGATTCGCCGGTATATCCAACACACGAAGCGGCGCGGGCAGCGCACGAACGGAGCCGCTCGTATTATGCGCAGCAAGGTGTTCCCGAGCTGGCAAATAATTACGGCGGCTTGACGGAGGAGATCTTTGAACAACCGTCGGCGTTTCGTTTTGTGTGCGTGCGCCGCGATTTCTCCAGGCTGGATCATTTCAAAAAATGGCTGCGCGATAAAACCGGCAACGGTGGCGCCGCGCGTTTCCCCATTTGGCTGGGCGAGCGTGTTGCTCAATCGCAAGAACCTTGGCGGCCCGGCCGTTCGCGCGCCGGCGCCGCGGTGATTCATGAGCGCCGTTTGTTGACCTTTCGTTGCCAATCGGAAAGCGGATATTTCTACCGCATTCCCGGCGGCGGTATCGAACCGAATGAAACTCCTCAACAAGCGGCACAGCGCGAGCTACGAGAAGAGCTTGGCCTCACCGTCGAATTGCAGCATTGTTTTGGCCCCTATTTTCGCGCCAGCAAAGCGGAGTGGTATTTCCTCGCCGCCGCCGATCAGGGAAATTTGCCGCTGGATCAAGCATTGGCGCCGGAAGACAACTGTCTGGTGACCTGGCTGCCGGTGGAAAAACTCGCGGATTATGATATTCACCCGCATGTGCTGAAGTGGGAGATGGTGGAGTATTTCA
- a CDS encoding glycosyl hydrolase codes for MLAQDHDAKPVGLSWQFQSSGLTSSLRGICVVNDNIAWVSGTKGSFARTLDGGQTWLADSVVGATNLDFRDVQAFDAERAILMSAGSGELSRIYKTEDGGKSWQLKYLNETAEGFFNGMAFWDEHNGVLVGDPVAGQLFVMLTADGGNTWQPLPAESAPAVVQGEYGFAASGTNLAVHGESHVWIATGGAIARVFHSQDRGKTWNVAVTPLVSGNAASGIFSIAFRDENHGVIVGGNYQEPNAAQANAALTSDGGKTWELIKNPAAMEYRSCVAYLTQSLLVAVGPSGSDYSNDGGLTWARFSAEGFHTLSFAASTNTGWAAGAEGRIGKLVNAKK; via the coding sequence CTGTTGGCGCAAGACCATGACGCCAAGCCTGTCGGGTTGAGTTGGCAATTCCAATCAAGCGGGTTGACTTCCTCCCTGCGTGGTATTTGCGTCGTGAACGATAACATCGCGTGGGTCAGCGGCACGAAAGGCAGTTTTGCCAGAACACTTGACGGCGGCCAGACCTGGCTTGCTGATTCCGTTGTCGGCGCCACTAACCTGGATTTTCGCGACGTGCAAGCTTTCGATGCCGAACGTGCGATTCTGATGAGCGCTGGTTCTGGCGAGCTTTCGCGCATCTACAAAACCGAAGATGGTGGCAAAAGCTGGCAGTTGAAATATCTCAATGAAACAGCCGAGGGCTTTTTCAACGGCATGGCGTTTTGGGATGAACACAACGGCGTTCTGGTCGGCGACCCGGTTGCGGGACAATTGTTCGTCATGCTCACCGCCGATGGCGGCAACACCTGGCAGCCGCTTCCCGCAGAAAGCGCGCCGGCTGTCGTGCAAGGTGAATACGGCTTTGCCGCAAGCGGCACGAATCTCGCCGTGCACGGTGAGAGCCATGTCTGGATCGCCACCGGCGGCGCGATTGCGCGCGTGTTTCATTCGCAGGATCGCGGCAAAACCTGGAACGTCGCTGTAACGCCGCTCGTGAGCGGCAATGCCGCTTCCGGTATTTTTTCGATTGCGTTTCGGGATGAAAATCACGGCGTGATTGTCGGCGGGAACTATCAGGAGCCAAATGCCGCGCAAGCCAATGCTGCGCTCACCAGCGACGGCGGTAAAACCTGGGAGCTGATCAAGAATCCCGCAGCAATGGAATACCGTTCTTGTGTCGCTTACCTCACACAGTCTTTACTCGTTGCCGTTGGCCCTTCCGGCTCGGATTATTCGAACGATGGCGGGCTGACGTGGGCGCGCTTCAGCGCCGAAGGTTTTCATACGTTGAGTTTTGCGGCATCAACAAATACCGGCTGGGCGGCGGGAGCAGAGGGGAGGATTGGAAAACTCGTCAACGCAAAAAAATAA